The following nucleotide sequence is from Candidatus Borkfalkia ceftriaxoniphila.
ACGATCACCCTTCCGTCGCGAACGGTAATCCCGAGAGAACGTCTGGACGAGCGCATTACAGTGTATTCAAAATCAAGCAAAACACACCCTTGCCGAAATCACCGATTCTTCACCGTTTTTTACGCCTTCTACGATAAAGACATCCTTCGAGATCTGATCCCGATAAAAATTCAAAACGTCCTTTTCATGCGTCTGTTTTACGTAGTTGATCTGAAAACTTTTTACGCGCCGCGCAGTCAGTTCTTCGATGGAAAAACAGTTGAATACATAATCGGCATATTTGATATTGTTGACGTGATAATTCAAATCATATTCGGAATGCGCGATTTTCAGCGTAAACGAAGGTTCGATTTTGTCCTCAACGAAAGGAATTCGCCAATCGCAAAAATCCACTGCGCGTTCTTCAATGAATCGCTCCGTTTTCTGATTGATGGCGGAAGCGGGCGCGATCCGCCCCGTTACAGAGTCCAACAGACACCAACGCGAAAGCGCGCGCACGCGCGGTTCGTTATTTTTACACACCAGAAAACTGCGCTCGAAAATGGCTTTATTTGGCTCGTGCGGCCAGGTCGCAATCTGCACCGTATCGCCGTAATACACCGGCTCGGTCAATTCCACATAAATTTTGGATAACACCCAAAAAAG
It contains:
- a CDS encoding acyl-[acyl-carrier-protein] thioesterase; translated protein: MSYEKYECEHKLVTSDTDFKQELKPSAILNFFQETAGINSSLLGVGYPDLRPRGLFWVLSKIYVELTEPVYYGDTVQIATWPHEPNKAIFERSFLVCKNNEPRVRALSRWCLLDSVTGRIAPASAINQKTERFIEERAVDFCDWRIPFVEDKIEPSFTLKIAHSEYDLNYHVNNIKYADYVFNCFSIEELTARRVKSFQINYVKQTHEKDVLNFYRDQISKDVFIVEGVKNGEESVISARVCFA